Proteins co-encoded in one Erwinia sp. genomic window:
- the trmA gene encoding tRNA/tmRNA (uracil-C(5))-methyltransferase (ID:JIFNMEKO_03464;~source:Prodigal:2.6), with the protein MTPEYLPTDQYDNQLAEKVSRLQAVMAPFYAPDAEVFRSPVSHYRMRAEFRIWHEGDDLYHIVFDQATKQRLRVDSFPAASHLINQMMPKMIAAVRENPVLRFKLFQIDYLSTMNNKIIISLLYHRKLEEEWKVAASVLRDNLRAEGIDVQLIGRAAKTKICLDHDYVDESLTVAGKEIIYRQVENSFTQPNAAVNIHMLEWALDVTRGSKGDLLELYCGNGNFSLALASNFHRVLATEIAKPSVAAAQYNIAINAIENVQIIRMAAEEFTQAINGARQFNRLEGIDLRQYQCETIFIDPPRSGLDEATLNMVKSYRQIVYISCNPITLCQNLATLHQTHQVTRMALFDQFPYTGHVECGVFLRQR; encoded by the coding sequence ATGACGCCCGAATATCTCCCGACAGATCAGTACGACAACCAACTGGCAGAAAAAGTCTCACGCCTGCAAGCGGTGATGGCCCCCTTTTATGCACCTGATGCGGAGGTTTTTCGCTCCCCGGTTAGCCACTATCGTATGCGTGCCGAGTTCCGTATCTGGCATGAAGGTGATGACCTCTACCATATTGTGTTTGATCAGGCGACTAAACAGCGTTTGCGTGTCGACAGCTTCCCGGCAGCCAGCCATTTGATTAATCAGATGATGCCAAAAATGATTGCCGCGGTGCGCGAAAATCCGGTACTGCGTTTTAAACTGTTCCAGATTGACTACCTGTCAACCATGAATAATAAGATTATCATTTCGTTGCTGTACCATCGAAAACTGGAAGAAGAGTGGAAAGTTGCCGCCAGTGTATTGCGTGACAATTTGCGCGCCGAAGGTATTGATGTGCAGCTGATTGGCCGGGCGGCAAAAACAAAAATCTGCCTCGACCACGATTATGTCGATGAATCTCTGACGGTGGCAGGCAAGGAAATTATCTATCGCCAGGTAGAAAACAGTTTCACGCAGCCAAATGCCGCCGTCAATATTCATATGCTGGAATGGGCACTGGATGTCACCCGAGGCTCAAAGGGGGATCTTTTAGAGCTCTACTGTGGTAATGGTAACTTTTCTCTGGCACTGGCTAGCAATTTTCATCGTGTGCTGGCGACTGAAATCGCCAAACCCTCTGTCGCGGCTGCACAGTATAATATTGCAATCAACGCCATTGAAAATGTGCAAATCATTCGTATGGCTGCGGAAGAGTTCACTCAGGCAATCAATGGCGCGCGTCAGTTTAACCGTCTGGAAGGTATAGACTTGCGACAGTATCAGTGCGAAACCATATTTATCGACCCACCGCGTAGCGGGCTGGATGAAGCAACACTGAACATGGTGAAGAGCTATCGACAAATTGTGTATATCTCATGTAACCCAATCACACTGTGTCAAAATCTGGCCACCCTGCATCAGACACACCAGGTAACCAGAATGGCGTTATTTGATCAGTTTCCCTATACCGGACATGTGGAATGCGGGGTTTTTCTCCGACAACGCTAA
- the btuB_2 gene encoding Vitamin B12 transporter BtuB (ID:JIFNMEKO_03465;~source:Prodigal:2.6), with the protein MMTKNLSLLTALSVTVFSAFAQGKDNNDTLVVTANRFQQPVSSVLAATSVVTREEIERWQSQSLTDILRRLPGVDIAQSGGRGQFSSLFIRGTNSSHVLILIDGIRLNQAGVTGSSDLSQIPLSLIQKIEYIRGPRSAAYGSDAIGGVVNIITTRDEDGTDLGASLGSHGYQNYDLSTQQTVGKGTRVTLAGNYDYTKGYDVVADGNTGGLRQPDRDGFMSKSLYGALEQRFSEQWSGFVRGYGYDNRTAYDGYYSSYAPNQLVDTRQLYSQTWNAGLRFNDDIFHSQFTSSYGHSKDFNYDPRLGRYDMSATLDEIEQYNLQ; encoded by the coding sequence ATGATGACAAAAAATTTATCACTGTTAACAGCACTGTCTGTAACAGTCTTCTCAGCCTTTGCTCAGGGCAAGGATAACAACGACACTCTGGTAGTAACTGCAAACCGTTTTCAGCAGCCAGTAAGCAGTGTACTTGCTGCCACATCGGTAGTGACACGGGAAGAGATTGAACGCTGGCAATCACAATCACTGACAGACATTTTACGTCGTCTGCCTGGTGTTGATATTGCGCAAAGTGGAGGGCGTGGCCAATTTTCGTCTCTCTTTATTCGCGGTACAAACTCCAGTCATGTTTTAATACTCATTGATGGTATTCGTCTTAACCAGGCCGGAGTGACGGGTTCATCTGACCTCAGCCAAATTCCTCTCTCTCTGATACAGAAAATTGAATATATACGAGGCCCGCGTTCCGCGGCCTATGGTTCTGATGCCATTGGTGGTGTGGTGAATATTATTACCACTCGTGACGAAGATGGTACTGATCTTGGAGCCTCCCTGGGATCTCATGGATATCAGAATTATGATCTCAGTACGCAGCAGACTGTGGGGAAGGGCACACGAGTAACTCTTGCGGGAAATTATGATTATACCAAAGGGTATGATGTGGTGGCTGATGGTAACACCGGCGGTCTGCGTCAACCTGACCGTGATGGTTTCATGAGTAAATCGTTATATGGGGCACTGGAGCAGCGTTTCTCAGAACAGTGGAGTGGTTTTGTTCGTGGCTATGGTTATGACAATCGCACGGCATATGACGGTTATTACAGCAGTTATGCTCCGAATCAACTGGTCGACACCCGACAGCTTTATAGCCAGACATGGAATGCCGGACTGCGCTTTAATGACGACATCTTCCATTCGCAATTCACTTCAAGCTACGGCCATAGCAAAGACTTTAACTATGATCCGCGCCTGGGTCGTTATGACATGAGTGCGACACTGGATGAAATTGAACAGTACAATTTACAATGA